From the genome of Delphinus delphis chromosome 8, mDelDel1.2, whole genome shotgun sequence, one region includes:
- the SNX15 gene encoding sorting nexin-15 isoform X1 — MSRQAKDDFLRHYTVSDPRTHPKGYTEYKVTAQFISKRDPEDVKEVVVWKRYSDFRKLHGDLAYTHRNLFRRLEEFPAFPRAQVFGRFEASVIEERRKGAEDLLRFTVHIPALNNSPQLKEFFRGGEVTRPSEMSRDVHILPPPLIPTPPPDEPRVQPHEPWLPQPLPAERRGLEELEVPGMSPMIYSSVDPLPSSPAQEALDLLFNCGSTEEASSSPGRGPLTEAELALFDPFSKEEGVGPSPTHMGELAALEAESERLDQEPWEPGGQAEEEDEEGGPAPAYLSEATELITQALRDEKAGAYPAALQGYRDGVHILLQGVSGDPSPARREGVKKKAAEYLKRAEEILHLHLSQLPP; from the exons ATGTCCCGCCAGGCGAAGGACGACTTCCTGCGGCACTACACAGTCTCGGACCCCCGGACCCACCCAAAGGGCTACACAGAGTACAAAGTGACGGCTCAG TTCATCTCAAAGAGGGACCCGGAGGATGTCAAAGAG GTGGTGGTCTGGAAGCGGTACAGTGACTTTCGAAAGCTGCATGGAGACCTGGCCTATACCCACCGCAACCTCTTCCGCCGCCTGGAGGAGTTCCCTGCCTTCCCCCGCGCCCAGGTGTTTG GCCGGTTTGAAGCCTCGGTGATCGAGGAGCGGCGAAAGGGGGCCGAGGACTTGCTTCGCTTTACTGTGCACATCCCCGCACTCAACAACAGCCCCCAACTCAAGGAGTTCTTCCGG GGTGGGGAGGTGACACGGCCCTCCGAGATGTCCAGAGACGTGCATATCCTGCCACCCCCTCTGATCCCCACACCGCCCCCTGACGAACCCCGGGTGCAGCCTCATGAGCCCTGGTTGCCCCAGCCGCTCCCTGCAGAGAGGAGGGGCCTCGAGGAGTTGGAGGTGCCAG GCATGTCCCCAATGATCTATTCCTCAGTGGACCCCCTGCCATCCAGCCCTGCCCAGGAGGCCCTGGATCTCCTCTTTAACTGTGGGAGCACCGAGGAGGCGTCCAGTTCCCCCGGCCGAGGCCCCCTCACCGAGGCTGAGCTTGCCCTCTTTGACCCCTTCTCCAAGGAAG AAGGTGTAGGCCCCAGTCCTACCCACATGGGTGAGCTGGCAGCATTGGAGGCAGAATCTGAAAGACTGGACCAGGAACCCTGGGAGCCAGGAGGGCAGGCGGAGGAAGAGGACGAGGAAGGAGGGCCCGCCCCTGCCTATCTGAGCGAAGCCACAGAGCTCATCACCCAGGCCCTACGGGATGAGAAGGCAGGCGCCTACCCTGCAGCTTTGCAGGGTTACCGGGATGGTGTGCACATCCTGCTTCAGGGAGTTTCTG GTGACCCATCACCTGCCCGCCGGGAGGGTGTGAAGAAGAAGGCGGCTGAGTACCTGAAGCGGGCAGAGGAAATCTTGCACCTGCATCTGTCCCAGCTTCCACCCTGA
- the SNX15 gene encoding sorting nexin-15 isoform X2, with amino-acid sequence MSRQAKDDFLRHYTVSDPRTHPKGYTEYKVTAQFISKRDPEDVKEVVVWKRYSDFRKLHGDLAYTHRNLFRRLEEFPAFPRAQVFGRFEASVIEERRKGAEDLLRFTVHIPALNNSPQLKEFFRGGEVTRPSEMSRDVHILPPPLIPTPPPDEPRVQPHEPWLPQPLPAERRGLEELEVPVDPLPSSPAQEALDLLFNCGSTEEASSSPGRGPLTEAELALFDPFSKEEGVGPSPTHMGELAALEAESERLDQEPWEPGGQAEEEDEEGGPAPAYLSEATELITQALRDEKAGAYPAALQGYRDGVHILLQGVSGDPSPARREGVKKKAAEYLKRAEEILHLHLSQLPP; translated from the exons ATGTCCCGCCAGGCGAAGGACGACTTCCTGCGGCACTACACAGTCTCGGACCCCCGGACCCACCCAAAGGGCTACACAGAGTACAAAGTGACGGCTCAG TTCATCTCAAAGAGGGACCCGGAGGATGTCAAAGAG GTGGTGGTCTGGAAGCGGTACAGTGACTTTCGAAAGCTGCATGGAGACCTGGCCTATACCCACCGCAACCTCTTCCGCCGCCTGGAGGAGTTCCCTGCCTTCCCCCGCGCCCAGGTGTTTG GCCGGTTTGAAGCCTCGGTGATCGAGGAGCGGCGAAAGGGGGCCGAGGACTTGCTTCGCTTTACTGTGCACATCCCCGCACTCAACAACAGCCCCCAACTCAAGGAGTTCTTCCGG GGTGGGGAGGTGACACGGCCCTCCGAGATGTCCAGAGACGTGCATATCCTGCCACCCCCTCTGATCCCCACACCGCCCCCTGACGAACCCCGGGTGCAGCCTCATGAGCCCTGGTTGCCCCAGCCGCTCCCTGCAGAGAGGAGGGGCCTCGAGGAGTTGGAGGTGCCAG TGGACCCCCTGCCATCCAGCCCTGCCCAGGAGGCCCTGGATCTCCTCTTTAACTGTGGGAGCACCGAGGAGGCGTCCAGTTCCCCCGGCCGAGGCCCCCTCACCGAGGCTGAGCTTGCCCTCTTTGACCCCTTCTCCAAGGAAG AAGGTGTAGGCCCCAGTCCTACCCACATGGGTGAGCTGGCAGCATTGGAGGCAGAATCTGAAAGACTGGACCAGGAACCCTGGGAGCCAGGAGGGCAGGCGGAGGAAGAGGACGAGGAAGGAGGGCCCGCCCCTGCCTATCTGAGCGAAGCCACAGAGCTCATCACCCAGGCCCTACGGGATGAGAAGGCAGGCGCCTACCCTGCAGCTTTGCAGGGTTACCGGGATGGTGTGCACATCCTGCTTCAGGGAGTTTCTG GTGACCCATCACCTGCCCGCCGGGAGGGTGTGAAGAAGAAGGCGGCTGAGTACCTGAAGCGGGCAGAGGAAATCTTGCACCTGCATCTGTCCCAGCTTCCACCCTGA
- the SNX15 gene encoding sorting nexin-15 isoform X4 codes for MSRQAKDDFLRHYTVSDPRTHPKGYTEYKVTAQFISKRDPEDVKEVVVWKRYSDFRKLHGDLAYTHRNLFRRLEEFPAFPRAQVFGRFEASVIEERRKGAEDLLRFTVHIPALNNSPQLKEFFRGGEVTRPSEMSRDVHILPPPLIPTPPPDEPRVQPHEPWLPQPLPAERRGLEELEVPVDPLPSSPAQEALDLLFNCGSTEEASSSPGRGPLTEAELALFDPFSKEGDPSPARREGVKKKAAEYLKRAEEILHLHLSQLPP; via the exons ATGTCCCGCCAGGCGAAGGACGACTTCCTGCGGCACTACACAGTCTCGGACCCCCGGACCCACCCAAAGGGCTACACAGAGTACAAAGTGACGGCTCAG TTCATCTCAAAGAGGGACCCGGAGGATGTCAAAGAG GTGGTGGTCTGGAAGCGGTACAGTGACTTTCGAAAGCTGCATGGAGACCTGGCCTATACCCACCGCAACCTCTTCCGCCGCCTGGAGGAGTTCCCTGCCTTCCCCCGCGCCCAGGTGTTTG GCCGGTTTGAAGCCTCGGTGATCGAGGAGCGGCGAAAGGGGGCCGAGGACTTGCTTCGCTTTACTGTGCACATCCCCGCACTCAACAACAGCCCCCAACTCAAGGAGTTCTTCCGG GGTGGGGAGGTGACACGGCCCTCCGAGATGTCCAGAGACGTGCATATCCTGCCACCCCCTCTGATCCCCACACCGCCCCCTGACGAACCCCGGGTGCAGCCTCATGAGCCCTGGTTGCCCCAGCCGCTCCCTGCAGAGAGGAGGGGCCTCGAGGAGTTGGAGGTGCCAG TGGACCCCCTGCCATCCAGCCCTGCCCAGGAGGCCCTGGATCTCCTCTTTAACTGTGGGAGCACCGAGGAGGCGTCCAGTTCCCCCGGCCGAGGCCCCCTCACCGAGGCTGAGCTTGCCCTCTTTGACCCCTTCTCCAAGGAAG GTGACCCATCACCTGCCCGCCGGGAGGGTGTGAAGAAGAAGGCGGCTGAGTACCTGAAGCGGGCAGAGGAAATCTTGCACCTGCATCTGTCCCAGCTTCCACCCTGA
- the SNX15 gene encoding sorting nexin-15 isoform X3, with the protein MSRQAKDDFLRHYTVSDPRTHPKGYTEYKVTAQFISKRDPEDVKEVVVWKRYSDFRKLHGDLAYTHRNLFRRLEEFPAFPRAQVFGRFEASVIEERRKGAEDLLRFTVHIPALNNSPQLKEFFRGGEVTRPSEMSRDVHILPPPLIPTPPPDEPRVQPHEPWLPQPLPAERRGLEELEVPGMSPMIYSSVDPLPSSPAQEALDLLFNCGSTEEASSSPGRGPLTEAELALFDPFSKEGDPSPARREGVKKKAAEYLKRAEEILHLHLSQLPP; encoded by the exons ATGTCCCGCCAGGCGAAGGACGACTTCCTGCGGCACTACACAGTCTCGGACCCCCGGACCCACCCAAAGGGCTACACAGAGTACAAAGTGACGGCTCAG TTCATCTCAAAGAGGGACCCGGAGGATGTCAAAGAG GTGGTGGTCTGGAAGCGGTACAGTGACTTTCGAAAGCTGCATGGAGACCTGGCCTATACCCACCGCAACCTCTTCCGCCGCCTGGAGGAGTTCCCTGCCTTCCCCCGCGCCCAGGTGTTTG GCCGGTTTGAAGCCTCGGTGATCGAGGAGCGGCGAAAGGGGGCCGAGGACTTGCTTCGCTTTACTGTGCACATCCCCGCACTCAACAACAGCCCCCAACTCAAGGAGTTCTTCCGG GGTGGGGAGGTGACACGGCCCTCCGAGATGTCCAGAGACGTGCATATCCTGCCACCCCCTCTGATCCCCACACCGCCCCCTGACGAACCCCGGGTGCAGCCTCATGAGCCCTGGTTGCCCCAGCCGCTCCCTGCAGAGAGGAGGGGCCTCGAGGAGTTGGAGGTGCCAG GCATGTCCCCAATGATCTATTCCTCAGTGGACCCCCTGCCATCCAGCCCTGCCCAGGAGGCCCTGGATCTCCTCTTTAACTGTGGGAGCACCGAGGAGGCGTCCAGTTCCCCCGGCCGAGGCCCCCTCACCGAGGCTGAGCTTGCCCTCTTTGACCCCTTCTCCAAGGAAG GTGACCCATCACCTGCCCGCCGGGAGGGTGTGAAGAAGAAGGCGGCTGAGTACCTGAAGCGGGCAGAGGAAATCTTGCACCTGCATCTGTCCCAGCTTCCACCCTGA
- the SAC3D1 gene encoding SAC3 domain-containing protein 1, translated as MPGYELPVGTCVDMCPAAERAQREKERRLHRFEVAPGCRGHRPRADPQRAVKEYSRPAAGKIRPPPSQLRPPSVLLATVRYLASEVVERTDASRAEVASFVADRLRAVRLDLALQGAGDVEAALVLEAALAVLLAVVARLGPSTAHGPADPMLLQAQVQEGFGSLRRCYALGAGPYPRQATFQGLFLLYNLGSVEALHEILKLPTALRSCPALRTALAVDSAFREGNTARLFRLLRTLPYLQSCAVQCHVGRARRGALARLARALSTPKGQTLPLGFMVHLLALDGPKEARDLCQAHGLPLDGQERVVFLRGHYTEEGLPPAGTCQVLVGNKLGGRTLEEVVTAEEEDETVDTPKSAA; from the exons ATGCCCGGCTACGAGCTGCCCGTGGGCACGTGCGTGGACATGTGTCCGGCCGCTGAGCGCGCCCAGCGCGAAAAGGAGCGTCGCCTGCACCGCTTCGAGGTGGCGCCGGGGTGTCGCGGGCACAGGCCCCGAGCCGACCCGCAGCGCGCAGTGAAGGAGTACAGCCGGCCGGCCGCCGGGAAGATCCGGCCCCCACCGAGTCAGCTGCGTCCGCCGTCCGTGCTGCTGGCCACCGTGCGCTACCTGGCCAGCGAGGTGGTGGAGCGCACCGACGCGTCCCGCGCAGAGGTAGCCAGCTTCGTGGCGGACCGGTTGCGCGCCGTGCGGCTGGACCTGGCCCTGCAGGGCGCGGGCGACGTCGAGGCGGCGTTGGTGCTGGAAGCGGCGCTGGCAGTGCTGCTGGCAGTGGTGGCGCGGCTCGGACCCAGCACAGCGCACGGGCCAGCGGACCCGATGTTGCTGCAGGCCCAGGTGCAGGAGGGCTTTGGTTCTCTGCGGCGCTGCTATGCGCTGGGCGCCGGGCCCTACCCCCGGCAGGCCACCTTCCAGGGCCTCTTTCTGCTCTATAACCTAG GCTCGGTGGAGGCCCTTCACGAGATTCTGAAGCTGCCCACTGCCCTGCGTTCCTGCCCAGCCCTGCGCACTGCCCTGGCAGTCGACTCTGCCTTCCGCGAAGGCAACACTGCACGCCTGTTTCGCCTGCTCCGGACCCTGCCCTACCTGCAGAGTTGCGCCGTGCAGTGCCATGTGGGCCGTGCCCGCCGGGGAGCCCTGGCCCGCCTCGCTCGTGCCCTGAGCACCCCCAAAGGCCAGACCTTGCCCCTGGGCTTCATGGTCCACCTACTGGCCCTGGATGGGCCCAAGGAGGCACGGGACCTGTGCCAGGCCCATGGACTGCCCTTAGATGGACAGGAGAGAGTTGTGTTCCTGAGGGGTCACTACACTGAGGAGGGGCTGCCACCTGCCGGGACCTGCCAAGTACTGGTGGGGAACAAGCTTGGAGGGCGCACCCTGGAAGAGGTGGTCAcggcagaggaggaagatgagacTGTAGACACACCCAAGTCTGCGGCATGA
- the NAALADL1 gene encoding aminopeptidase NAALADL1, whose protein sequence is MQCVKVLGGVLGAAALLGLGIILGHFAIPKGTDLPAPSASASQDLDLEILEAVVGQLDANRIRENLRELSKEPHLATSPRDEALVQLLLRRWQDPESGLDSAGTSEYEVLLSFPSQKQPNRVDVVGPAGDILFSSQRSEENLTGEQGDPNVVPPYAAYAPPGTPQGLLVYANRGSEEDFMELYQQGIKLQDSIVLTRYGGVGRRAKAVNAAKYGVAGVLVYTDPADINDGKSLPNETFPHSWGLPPSGVERGSYFEYFGDPLTPYLPANPSSFRLDSDNASGFPPIPTQPIGFKDAEVLLCNLQGASAPAAWQGALGCDYKLGPGFRSDGIFPAGSQVNVSVYNRLELRNSSNVLGIIRGAVEPDRYVLYGNHRDSWVHGAVDPSSGTAVLLELSRVLGTLLKKGTWRPRRSIVFASWGAEEFGLIGSTEFTEESFSKLQERAVAYINVDISVFANATLRAQGTPPVQSVIFSAAKQIRAPGPGSLSIYDNWIRYSNRSSPVYGLVPSLGTLGASSDYAPFIHFLGISSMDIAYTYDRSKTSARIYPTYHTAFDTFDYVDKFVDPGFSSHQAVAQTVGSVLLRISDSLFLPLNVSDYSETLRSLLQAAQQDLGGLLEQHNISLGPLVTAVEKFEEAATVLGQHVSALQKGTPDPLQVRMLNDQLMLLERTFLNSRAFPEERYYSHVLWAPRTGSVPTFPGLSNACSKAMNTGPGSAAWAEVQRQLSILVVALEGAAATLRPVADL, encoded by the exons ATGCAGTGTGTGAAGGTGCTTGGAGGGGTGCTGGGGGCCGCTGCCCTCTTGGGGCTGGGGATCATCCTGGGCCACTTTGCCATCCCCAAGGGGACTGACCTGCCAGCCCCCAGTGCCTCAGCCTCCCAGGACCTGGACCTGGAGATCCTTGAGGCTGTCGTGGGACAGCTCGATGCCAACAGGATCCGGGAGAACCTTAG AGAACTCTCCAAGGAGCCGCACCTGGCCACCAGCCCCCGGGATGAGGCGCTGGTGCAGCTGCTACTGCGGCGCTGGCAGGACCCGGAGTCGGGCCTGGACTCAGCCGGGACCTCTGAGTACGAAGTGCTGCTGTCCTTCCCCAGCCAGAAGCAGCCCAACCGTGTGGATGTTG TGGGTCCTGCTGGGGACATCCTCTTCTCCTCCCAACGAAGTGAAGAGAACCTGACTGGGGAGCAGGGGGACCCCAATGTGGTACCACCATATGCTGCCTATGCTCCCCCCGGAACCCCTCAG GGCCTCCTCGTCTATGCTAACCGGGGCTCGGAAGAAGACTTCATGGAGCTATACCAACAGGGCATCAAACTCCAAGATAGCATCGTCCTGACCCGCTATGGGGGTGTAGGGCGCAGGGCTAAG GCTGTGAATGCTGCCAAGTATGGGGTGGCTGGGGTGCTGGTGTACACGGACCCTGCAGATATCAACGACGGGAAAAGCTTGCCGAACGAGACCTTCCCGCACTCCTGGGGACTTCCTCCCTCGGGGGTGGAGCGAGGCTCCTACTTTGAGTATTTTGGGGACCCCCTGACTCCTTACCTTCCAGCCAACCCCTCCTCCTTCCGCCTGGACTCTGACAATGCCTCCGGATTTCCCCCAATTCCCACTCAGCCCATTGGCTTCAAGGATGCAGAAGTCCTTCTCTG caacCTGCAGGGAGCCTCAGCCCCGGCTGCCTGGCAGGGAGCCCTGGGCTGTGACTACAAGCTGGGGCCCGGCTTCCGTTCTGATGGTATCTTCCCAGCAGGCAG CCAGGTGAACGTGAGTGTCTACAACCGCCTGGAGCTGCGGAACTCCTCCAACGTCCTGGGGATCATCCGCGGGGCCGTGGAGCCTG ACCGCTATGTGCTGTATGGAAACCACCGGGACAGCTGGGTTCACGGGGCCGTGGACCCCAGCAGTGGCACTGCTGTCCTCCTGGAGCTCTCCCGCGTCCTGGGGACTCTGCTGAAGAAGG GCACCTGGCGTCCCCGAAGATCCATCGTGTTTGCGAGCTGGGGGGCAGAGGAGTTTGGGCTCATCGGCTCCACAGAGTTCACGGAG GAGTCCTTCAGCAAGCTGCAGGAGCGCGCCGTAGCCTACATCAACGTGGACATCTCGGTGTTTG CCAATGCCACCCTGAGGGCGCAGGGGACGCCCCCGGTCCAAAGCGTCATCTTCTCTGCAGCCAAACAG ATCCGCGCACCAGGCCCCGGCAGTCTCAGCATCTATGACAACTGGATCCGATATTCCAACCGTAGCAGCCCGGTGTACGGCCTGGTCCCCAG CCTGGGCACTCTGGGTGCGAGCAGCGACTACGCACCCTTCATTCACTTCCTGGGCATCTCCTCCATGGACATCGCCTACACCTATGACCGG AGCAAGACCTCAGCCCGGATCTACCCTACCTACCACACAGCCTTTGACACCTTTGATTACGTGGACAAGTTTGTGGACCCTG GTTTCAGCAGCCATCAGGCCGTGGCCCAGACCGTGGGCAGTGTGCTTCTCCGGATCAGTGAcagcctcttcctgcctctcaATGTCAGTGACTACAGCGAGACCCTCCGCAGCCTCCTGCAGGCTGCCCAGCAGGACCTTGGTGGCCTGTTGGAGCAGCACAACATCAGCCTGG GACCTCTGGTGACCGCAGTGGAGAAGTTTGAGGAGGCAGCCACGGTGTTGGGCCAACACGTATCAGCACTGCAGAAGGGCACCCCCGA CCCCCTGCAGGTGCGGATGCTCAATGACCAGCTGATGCTCTTGGAACGGACTTTCCTGAATTCGCGAGCCTTCCCAGAGGAACGCTACTACAG CCATGTGCTCTGGGCACCCCGCACCGGCTCTGTACCCACGTTCCCGGGCCTGTCCAATGCCTGCTCCAAGGCCATGAACACAGGCCCCGGATCTGCAGCCTGGGCTGAGGTGCAGAGGCAGCTCAGCATCCTGGTGGTGGCCCTGGAGGGCGCAGCAGCCACCCTGAGGCCTGTGGCTGACCTCTGA